In Firmicutes bacterium ASF500, a single genomic region encodes these proteins:
- the ppiB gene encoding Peptidyl-prolyl cis-trans isomerase B, translated as MAQNPIVTIEMENGSIIKAELYPEVAPNSVNNFISLIQKGFYDGLIFHRCIPGFMIQGGCPDGTGMGGPGYSIKGEFSKNGFQNDLIHDRGVLSMARANNPNSAGSQFFIMVDKAPHLDGSYAAFGKVIEGMEIADAIVSGKTDWNDRPREKQVMKKVTVDTFGVEYPEPEKA; from the coding sequence ATGGCTCAGAATCCAATCGTTACCATTGAAATGGAAAACGGCTCCATCATCAAGGCGGAGCTTTACCCCGAGGTGGCCCCCAACAGTGTAAATAATTTCATCTCCCTGATTCAGAAGGGTTTTTACGACGGCCTGATCTTCCACCGCTGCATTCCCGGCTTCATGATTCAGGGCGGCTGCCCCGACGGGACAGGTATGGGCGGTCCCGGTTATTCCATCAAGGGTGAGTTCTCCAAGAACGGTTTCCAGAACGACCTGATCCACGACCGGGGCGTGCTCTCCATGGCCCGGGCCAACAACCCCAACTCCGCCGGCAGTCAGTTCTTCATCATGGTGGATAAGGCTCCCCATCTGGACGGCTCCTACGCCGCCTTCGGCAAGGTCATTGAGGGGATGGAGATTGCCGACGCCATTGTCTCCGGCAAGACCGACTGGAACGACCGCCCCCGGGAGAAGCAGGTGATGAAGAAGGTCACCGTGGACACCTTCGGCGTGGAGTACCCTGAGCCTGAGAAGGCATAA
- the smpB gene encoding SsrA-binding protein has product MGEAVKIVAKNSKAYHDYFIEEKYETGIELAGTEVKSIRLGNVNLKDSFCLIKDGEISVLGMHISPYEKGNIFNKDPRRPRRLLMHKREIMRLFGRIKQDGYSLIPLSVYFKGPRVKLEIGLAKGKKLYDKRESSAKRDAKREMDRVMKTRNR; this is encoded by the coding sequence GTGGGCGAGGCTGTGAAAATCGTGGCTAAGAACAGCAAGGCCTATCACGATTATTTTATCGAGGAGAAGTATGAGACCGGCATTGAGCTGGCGGGCACGGAGGTCAAGTCCATCCGCCTGGGCAACGTGAACCTGAAGGATTCTTTCTGTCTGATTAAAGACGGGGAAATTTCCGTTCTGGGTATGCACATCAGCCCCTATGAGAAGGGCAACATCTTCAACAAGGACCCCCGCCGTCCCCGCCGGCTGCTGATGCACAAGCGGGAGATCATGCGGCTGTTTGGCCGCATCAAGCAGGACGGCTACTCCCTCATCCCCCTGTCGGTATATTTCAAGGGCCCCCGGGTCAAGCTGGAGATCGGCCTGGCCAAGGGCAAAAAACTCTATGACAAGCGGGAGTCCTCCGCCAAGCGGGACGCCAAGCGGGAGATGGACCGGGTGATGAAGACCCGAAACCGGTGA
- the thiN gene encoding Thiamine pyrophosphokinase codes for MSSASGICYIVGAMSLTPDLRPYPTQGDYVIAADLGFDSLMAYGVNPDLAVGDFDSLGHRPNHPNVIQLPAEKDDTDMVYALRKGLELGYRRFVMLGGVGGRLEHTLGNLQLLDWLALHGAQGFLAGEKTVATCIRDGRTITFPPSMSGYLSVFCNSGTAEGVTLSGLKYPLNRYDLTGGFPLGVSNQFLGEEARVSAEKGSLILVWKDGGDFYAKLPKLWAV; via the coding sequence GTGAGTTCCGCTTCCGGTATCTGCTATATTGTGGGGGCTATGTCCCTGACCCCAGACCTGCGCCCCTACCCCACCCAGGGGGACTACGTGATCGCCGCCGACCTGGGCTTCGACTCCCTGATGGCCTACGGCGTCAACCCCGATTTGGCGGTGGGGGACTTCGACTCCCTGGGCCACCGGCCCAACCACCCCAACGTGATTCAGCTTCCGGCGGAGAAGGACGACACCGACATGGTCTACGCCCTGCGCAAGGGTCTGGAGCTGGGCTACCGCCGGTTTGTCATGCTGGGCGGCGTCGGGGGGCGGCTGGAGCATACGCTGGGCAACCTACAGCTGCTGGACTGGCTGGCCCTTCACGGGGCGCAGGGCTTTCTGGCCGGGGAAAAGACGGTGGCCACCTGCATCCGGGACGGCCGGACCATCACCTTCCCACCCTCTATGTCGGGCTATCTGTCGGTGTTCTGCAACAGCGGCACGGCGGAGGGGGTCACCCTCAGCGGCCTGAAATATCCCCTGAACCGGTACGACCTCACCGGCGGCTTTCCCCTGGGGGTGAGCAACCAGTTCCTCGGGGAGGAGGCCCGGGTCTCGGCGGAAAAGGGCAGCCTGATCCTGGTCTGGAAGGACGGGGGCGACTTCTACGCCAAGCTCCCCAAGCTGTGGGCGGTGTGA
- the iscS gene encoding Cysteine desulfurase IscS: protein MLHYLDNAATTPVRPEAAQAALEAMTQGWGNPSSVYALGAQAAAAVKGWRADLAGALGCKPEEFFFTSCGSEGDNWAIYAGAEFNRRRGKHIVTTAIEHSAVLEPVKALERQGYEVTLLQPSPQGTIDPEQIAAALRPDTALVSIMLVNNELGTVLPVKEAAQAIKRAGCPALLHCDAVQGFLKVPFTPEELGVDLLSVSGHKLHAPKGVGGLYIRKGLKLPPLIRGGGQEGGLRSGTEATAQMAAFSAAVRLGAASFSQDAAHMAQLKAYTVEALAREVPEAVVLVQGEAPHILPISLPGYKGEVVVRFLSDRGVYVSSGSACHKGKPSRVFAALKLPKPQLDGALRVSFSYDTTREDADALIQGLKAARDSLFPSLS from the coding sequence TTGCTTCACTACTTAGACAACGCCGCCACCACGCCGGTGCGGCCCGAGGCCGCTCAGGCGGCGCTGGAGGCCATGACCCAGGGCTGGGGCAACCCCTCCTCCGTCTATGCCCTGGGGGCTCAGGCGGCGGCGGCGGTGAAGGGCTGGCGGGCCGATCTGGCCGGGGCCCTGGGCTGTAAGCCGGAGGAATTTTTCTTCACCTCCTGCGGCTCCGAGGGGGACAACTGGGCCATCTACGCCGGGGCCGAGTTCAACCGCCGCCGGGGAAAGCACATCGTCACCACCGCCATTGAGCACTCCGCCGTTCTGGAGCCGGTCAAGGCCCTGGAGCGCCAGGGCTATGAGGTCACCCTCCTCCAACCCAGCCCCCAGGGGACCATCGACCCGGAACAGATTGCCGCCGCTCTCCGGCCTGACACCGCCCTGGTGTCCATCATGCTGGTGAACAACGAGCTGGGCACCGTCCTGCCTGTGAAGGAGGCCGCTCAGGCCATCAAGCGGGCCGGCTGTCCCGCCCTGCTCCACTGCGACGCGGTCCAGGGTTTTTTAAAGGTGCCCTTCACCCCCGAGGAGCTGGGGGTGGACCTGCTGTCCGTCAGCGGCCACAAGCTCCACGCCCCCAAGGGGGTGGGCGGACTGTATATCCGAAAGGGCCTGAAGCTGCCCCCCCTCATCCGGGGCGGGGGGCAGGAGGGCGGACTGCGCTCAGGCACCGAGGCCACCGCTCAGATGGCCGCTTTCTCCGCCGCCGTCCGGCTGGGCGCCGCCTCCTTCTCCCAGGACGCCGCCCATATGGCCCAGTTGAAGGCCTATACCGTGGAGGCGCTGGCCCGGGAGGTCCCGGAGGCGGTGGTGCTGGTCCAGGGGGAGGCCCCCCACATCCTGCCCATCTCCCTGCCCGGCTACAAGGGTGAGGTGGTGGTCCGCTTCCTCAGCGACCGGGGGGTCTATGTCTCCTCCGGCTCTGCCTGCCACAAGGGGAAGCCCAGCCGCGTCTTTGCCGCCCTCAAGCTGCCCAAGCCTCAGCTGGACGGCGCGCTGCGGGTCAGCTTCTCCTACGACACCACCCGGGAGGACGCGGACGCCCTGATTCAGGGGCTGAAAGCGGCCCGGGACAGCCTGTTCCCCTCCCTCTCGTAG
- the yeeO gene encoding putative FMN/FAD exporter YeeO: MFAYMRQKPGFYKQVAVLAAPIVMQNLITSALGMADTFMVGMLGEAPMAAVTLANIPLFVVQLFIFGVQSGSSVLASQYWGRQELESINRVLGVALWVVLSVSTLFAVILVVWPIQFLSLFGNEPEVIALAAQYGGIAGVSYVCSAFTMMYVAAYRSMERPQLGMYILTVSMTLNTFLNWVLIFGNLGAPALGVRGAALATLTARVVEVVIVVVHMMKNHFFQVHLHLLLRPGMDMFRRFLRHGSLVVFNETTWGLGASVFPTIMGHMAGSTEILAAYTVAGNVDKICMVVSFGLGATASVIIGREVGAGRPQQVREVGAVMCTLSLMCGVGVGLLLFLFAQFMAPLWVFPLFKMSARSASIAVMMMTVQAAVRPLRDFNSVAITGVLRGGGDVRMATIIDTFPQWFIAIPTAIVLGSVLKLDILWVYLAMTLENIVKFAFGVRRIRSDSWIRDLTRT, encoded by the coding sequence GTGTTTGCGTACATGAGACAAAAGCCGGGCTTTTACAAGCAGGTGGCGGTACTGGCCGCTCCCATCGTCATGCAGAACCTGATCACTAGCGCCCTGGGCATGGCCGACACATTTATGGTGGGCATGCTGGGCGAGGCCCCCATGGCGGCGGTGACCCTGGCGAACATCCCCCTGTTTGTGGTCCAACTGTTTATTTTCGGCGTACAGAGCGGCTCCTCCGTCCTGGCCAGCCAGTACTGGGGCCGGCAGGAGCTGGAGTCCATCAACCGGGTGCTGGGCGTGGCGCTGTGGGTGGTGCTGTCGGTGTCCACCCTCTTCGCGGTCATCCTGGTGGTCTGGCCCATACAGTTCCTCAGCCTCTTCGGCAACGAGCCGGAGGTCATCGCGCTGGCCGCTCAATACGGAGGCATCGCGGGGGTATCCTATGTGTGCAGCGCCTTCACCATGATGTATGTCGCCGCCTACCGCAGCATGGAGCGGCCCCAGCTGGGCATGTATATCCTGACGGTCTCCATGACGCTGAACACCTTCCTCAACTGGGTGCTGATCTTCGGCAACCTGGGCGCGCCCGCCCTGGGCGTCCGGGGGGCGGCGCTGGCCACCCTCACCGCCCGCGTTGTGGAGGTGGTCATTGTGGTGGTCCACATGATGAAAAACCACTTCTTCCAGGTCCACCTCCATCTCCTCCTCCGGCCGGGCATGGATATGTTCCGCCGCTTCCTGCGCCACGGCAGTCTGGTGGTGTTTAACGAGACCACCTGGGGTCTGGGGGCCTCCGTCTTCCCCACCATCATGGGCCATATGGCGGGCAGTACCGAGATTCTGGCCGCCTACACCGTGGCCGGCAACGTGGATAAGATCTGCATGGTGGTCTCCTTCGGCCTGGGGGCCACCGCCTCGGTCATTATTGGCCGGGAGGTGGGCGCGGGCCGGCCCCAGCAGGTCCGGGAGGTGGGGGCCGTCATGTGCACCCTGTCCCTGATGTGCGGGGTGGGCGTGGGCCTGCTCCTGTTCCTCTTCGCCCAGTTTATGGCCCCCCTCTGGGTCTTCCCCCTGTTCAAGATGTCCGCCCGGTCGGCCTCCATCGCCGTCATGATGATGACCGTTCAGGCCGCGGTCCGCCCCCTGCGGGACTTCAACAGCGTGGCCATCACCGGCGTGCTCCGGGGCGGCGGCGACGTGCGTATGGCCACCATTATCGACACCTTCCCCCAGTGGTTCATCGCCATCCCCACCGCCATTGTCCTGGGGTCTGTCCTCAAGCTGGACATCCTCTGGGTCTACCTGGCTATGACCCTGGAGAACATTGTAAAATTCGCCTTTGGCGTCCGGCGCATCCGCTCCGACAGCTGGATCAGAGACCTGACGAGGACGTAA